ACCGCCGCCCTCCTCCACATGGCCGCCGCCCGCCCCCGCTTCAAGGCCCTGGAAGATGTCACCGGCCAGAAACTCACCTACCGCCGCCTCGTCGTCGGCGCCGAACTCCTGGCCCATCTCTGGCGCGCCCAACTGCCCCCGGACACCCTCCGCGTCGGCGTCCTCCTCCCCAACGCCAACGCCCTCCCCGTCTCCCTCCTCAGCCTCTGGCTCGCCGGCAAAGTCCCCGCCCTCCTCAATTTCACCACCGGCCCCGCCATCATGCTGGCCTGCGCCCAACTCGCCGGCCTGCGCCACATCATCACCTCCCGCGCCTTCCTCACCCGCGCCCGCCTCCGCCTCGAACCCCTCCAGCAGGCCGGCCTCGAGCTGATCTATCTCGAAGCCCTCCGCCACCAAATCCCGCCCCTCCGGCGGCTCACCCGCCTCCTCGCCCGCTGCCTCCGCATGCCGCGCTCAAACCCCCTCGTCCCCGAACACCGCGACGCCACCGCCGTCATCCTCTTCACCAGCGGCTCCGAAGGCGTGCCCAAGGGCGTCGAGCTCACCCACGGCAACCTACTCGCCAACATCCGCCAGTTGTTTGCCGCCGTCCCCTTTCAGGACGATGACCGCTTCTTCAACGCCCTGCCCCTCTTCCACAGCTTCGGCCTCACCGCCGGCACCCTCGCCCCTCTCACCCGCGGACTCGGCCTCTTCCTCTACCCCTCCCCCCTCCATTACCGCCTCGTGCCCGAAGCCTTTTATGACCGCGCCTGCACCGTCCTCCTCGGCACCAACACCTTCCTCAACGGCTACGCCCGCCGCGCCCACCCCTACGATTTCTACCAGCTCCGCTACCTCTTCGCCGGCGCAGAAAAAGTCCAGGAATCCACCGCCCAATTCTACGCCCGCCACTTCGGCGTCCGCATCCTCGAAGGCTACGGCGCCACCGAATGCAGCCCCGTCATCGCCGTCAACTCCCCCCTCGAACCCCGTTTCGGCACCGCCGGCCGACTCCTCCCCGGCATGGATTACCGCCTCGAACCCGTCGAAGGCGTACCCCAGGGCGGACGCCTCCTCGTCCGCGGGCCCAACGTCATGAAAGGCTACCTCAACCCCGAAGCCCACGCCGCCTTCCAAGCCCTCGGCGGCT
The sequence above is drawn from the Verrucomicrobiia bacterium genome and encodes:
- a CDS encoding AMP-binding protein, with amino-acid sequence MASLPWTIRWLQRLIRLVLRLFYRFRAYNTDVLQTPGPVLLTPNHLTWIDWLFLIAHVDHRWRFVTSRATAQTSPLHRWIMINRFTFPIDTASPYAVKQMAEHLLQGGRLVLFPEGRMSRTGALMKLYEGTGFLLFKTRAQVIPCYLRGAQRISWAKHRGWKRWFHPVSVHYGNPLSPPQFPGLSTTAARLRLTRWLRDVMLEHQLAVEQSFGPPTVTAALLHMAAARPRFKALEDVTGQKLTYRRLVVGAELLAHLWRAQLPPDTLRVGVLLPNANALPVSLLSLWLAGKVPALLNFTTGPAIMLACAQLAGLRHIITSRAFLTRARLRLEPLQQAGLELIYLEALRHQIPPLRRLTRLLARCLRMPRSNPLVPEHRDATAVILFTSGSEGVPKGVELTHGNLLANIRQLFAAVPFQDDDRFFNALPLFHSFGLTAGTLAPLTRGLGLFLYPSPLHYRLVPEAFYDRACTVLLGTNTFLNGYARRAHPYDFYQLRYLFAGAEKVQESTAQFYARHFGVRILEGYGATECSPVIAVNSPLEPRFGTAGRLLPGMDYRLEPVEGVPQGGRLLVRGPNVMKGYLNPEAHAAFQALGGWYDTGDIALVDEDRYVTLLGRLKRFAKISGEMISLTAVEEALAGAFPKYGQRCAVAVLSQPDPEKGERLVAVANDERVTVEDLRQAILLRGLPALCVPRELVYLRELPLLGTGKINYRELKRWLEERKTKA